One genomic segment of Helianthus annuus cultivar XRQ/B chromosome 14, HanXRQr2.0-SUNRISE, whole genome shotgun sequence includes these proteins:
- the LOC110907277 gene encoding uncharacterized protein LOC110907277 → MKECLIQLPTLTAPHQKEPLILYLSAEQRGGRGTHSGERGVQTPIYYVSKMLNDPEIRYSIMEKLLLVLVHASRRLRHYFADHVIIVLTNYRIGQIFSKPEISGRLAKWAIELGAHTLIYKPHLVIKGQVLADFAAEVPANRIQECEDGQNPTPPSSPSDIWALYTDGASNENGAGAGLRHVSPDGQELTYATRIDFKSTNNEAEYEDLVAGLRLAVKLGVQHLEAHVDSLRVAGQVRGDYTAKGDIMILYLEQAKQLTSRFTSFNIRHINRSENKPADALSKLASTSFQHLAKEIRIEILQNPSVPLRQVNVIQYGIASWMKPIIRYLQSGITPESKVKARKLQYKACHYQMADGILYRKLYLGPLLRCVDPQDATYLVRDIHEGICGIHADPHMVVSKIMNAGYYWPDMHLDAVKILRKCFNCQ, encoded by the coding sequence atgaaagagtgtttgatccAACTCCCAACTCTCACTGCACCACACCAAAAAGAACCACTCATCCTGTACTTGTCCGCCGAACAACGCGGTGGGCGCGGTACTCATAGTGGAGAGAGAGGGGTCCAAACACCAATCTATTAtgtcagcaaaatgctcaacgatCCAGAGATAAGATACTCCATCATGGAGAAGTTGTTACTCGTGCTGGTACATGCATCCAGACGGCTACGCCATTACTTTGCAGATCACGTCATCATCgtgttaaccaactacaggatcggGCAAATCTTCTCCAAGCCCGAAATCTCTGGACGACTTGCcaaatgggccattgaactgggTGCGCACACCTTGATTTATAAGCCCCACCTAGTAATCAAAGGCCAGGTTTTAGCTGACTTCGCCGCGGAAGTACCggcaaatcgcatccaagaatgcgaagacgGACAAAATCCTACACCTCCATCGTCCCCATCAGACATCTGGGCACTATATACCGATGGTGCATCAAACGAGAATggtgcgggtgcaggtctgcgacacgtcagccctgatggccaagagcTTACCTACGCCACCCGCATCGATTTTAAAAgtacaaacaacgaggcagagtACGAGGATTTAGTCGCAGGGCTACGCTTGGCAGTCAAGCTCGGCGTACAACATTTGGAAGCGCACGTCGACTCATTACGAGTTGCGGGGCAAGTCCGCGGTGACTACACCGcgaaaggggatatcatgatcctctatctCGAACAAGCCAAGCAACTGACATCACGGTTCACCTCCTTCAACATTCGCCATATTAACAGGAGTGAAAACAAACCCGCGGAtgcactttcaaaacttgcatccaccagcttccaacacttggcaaaggaaaTACGTATTGAGATCCTGCAAAATccttcagtacccctgcgccaagtcaatgtcatccaaTACGGTATAGCGTCTTGGATGAAACCAATTATAAGATACCTACAATCTGGTATCACCCCTGAGAGTAAAGTAAAGGCACGCAAACTACAGTACAAGGCGTGTCACTATCAAATGgcagacggtatcttataccgcaagtTATACTTAGGGCCACTCTTACGATGCGTTGACCCTCAAGATGCCACATATCTTGTCAGAGATAtacatgaaggaatatgtggcatacacgcggACCCACACATGGTAGTGTCCAAAATCATGAacgctgggtattactggcctgACATGCACCTGGACGCGGTTAAGATCTTGCGCAAGTGTTTCAATTGTCAATGA